A portion of the Schistocerca americana isolate TAMUIC-IGC-003095 chromosome 10, iqSchAmer2.1, whole genome shotgun sequence genome contains these proteins:
- the LOC124552317 gene encoding uncharacterized protein LOC124552317, with the protein MPRRCCMPNCRGNYDNGPKVSVFYFPSDENLRRKWLSAVHRQDWTPSKHSVICELHFNKDDILSSTSMYDPKTGILLTAPLDRRRLRKDAIPSKLPGCPSYLSSHQTAVREDPEIRRGRLENRALQIAIQESVDTHAKMIDAISFDSLEQMKTKLSECEKHSDWVVINKSDSVRLVLLKHNPYPRIFCHVVISSGLLLSVFNNDIEVKCIGNMKFPMKVNNIQVVSDVLKNIYLLYNSSEAPVDNILSLIDQLLQNLLEKLPGNETKITFLKEQISFLKCRSSTQFRYDTNSMIMWSLVHSISPHAYKFLRNTDSFSMPSPNTLSRLCSKLSTNPVIEQQGHQFMSYITNKVGTLSSDDKTVLLLMDEIRLKSQLDYKAGNVVGCAFNTEKFLCATSAYVFMVQSMESPYKDVVSILPVHTIQGDVLFSYIKAVIVKLEAVGFEVVGIVADNNAINKKAMSKFSTPPDVKIKYDHPVQSSPNRPLYYFVDTVHILKCIRNNWFNQKEQILCFPDFSDSLKGGLSSVGALKELHLIEKDELLQYGSSLTLKSLFPNSIERQNVKLVLRIFSDTTVVALDTFGSKKAISNWESTATFIKIINRWWDIVNVKTLLKGQRLRNIFQEPATSKSHHIQEFLQCFISWLCSWEECSDERKLTRETHSALKHTTGALIDFSDYWHSEKNRSDLLLGKVQTDSLEDRFGKYRQLCGGNYHVSLRQVFETEQKLRAQSMFSLVLRSKVVGDVVIKTTDIFSTHTQIQGLKETSIPEFLNVAVDENDVDGIDENTWPLLHYIAGYCSHQAIKKNHCEYCKVFLTTDEMKQGGDDLIMVKDRGGLTYPADDVVVCVTYVYLTLQKILKDQEILFLEQANQRNVLVKVASHNIPSNLFYGFHCKNKHSIDSVMNCILFC; encoded by the exons ATGCCCCGAAGGTGTTGTATGCCGAATTGCAGGGGCAATTACGATAATGGACCTAaagtcagtgtattttattttccatctgacGAGAATTTAAGACGAAAATGGTTATCGGCTGTTCACAGACAAGACTGGACACCGAGTAAGCACTCTGTT atatgtgaactgcatttcaaCAAGGACGACATTTTAAGCAGTACCAGTATGTATGACCCGAAAACTGGTATACTCTTGACAGCACCGTTGGATCGTCGACGCTTGAGAAAAG atgctaTCCCATCGAAGTTGCCTGGATGCCCATCTTACTTGTCGAGTCATCAAACTGCAGTACGAGAGGACCCAGAAATTCGTAGGGGGCGTTTAGAAAAtcgtgctcttcaaattgctatccAAGAAAGTGTGGACACACATGCGAAAATGATTGATGCGATATCGTTCGATAGTttagaacaaatgaaaacaaagttgagtgaatgtgaaaagcacagtgactgggtaGTGATAAACAAATCTGACAGTGTGAGACTAGTGTTACTAAAGCATAATCCTTACCCAAGAATTTTTTGCCACGTAGTTATAAGCAGTGGTTTATTACTCAGTGTCTTCAATAATGATATTGAAGTGAAATGTATTGGAAACATGAAATTTCCCATGAAAGTAAACAACATACAGGTGGTAAGTGATGTTCTtaagaacatttatcttctgtataatagttctgaggctcctgtagataacattttgtctttaattgaccagttattgcaaaatttattagaaaagttgccaggaaacgaaactaaaattacatttttgaaggaacagatttcattttTGAAGTGCAGAAGTTCAACTCAATTTAGGTATGATACTAACTCTATGATAATGTGGTCATTAGTACATTCTATAAGCCCACATGCTTACAAATTTTTGAGGAACACTGACAGTTTTTCTATGCCTAGTCCTAACACCCTTTCAAGGCTTTGTAGTAAACTCTCAACAAATCCTGTCATTGAGCAACAGGGTCATCAGTTTATGAGCTACATCACAAATAAAGTAGGTACTTTATCCTCAGATGATAAAACTGTGCTCCTGTTGATGGATGAAATTCGTCTGAAGTCTCAGCTTGATTACAAAGCTGGAAATGTTGTAGGATGTGCctttaacactgaaaaatttttgtgTGCAACCAGCGCCTATGTTTTTATGGTTCAGAGCATGGAatcaccttacaaggatgtggtatCTATTCTGCCAGTTCATACTATTCAGGGTGATGTTCTGTTCTCTTACATTAAAGCAGTCATTGTTAAATTAGAAGCAGTTGGATTTGAGGTGGTTGGTATAGTAGCAGACAATAATGCAATTAATAAGAAAGCAATGTCTAAGTTTTCTACTCCTCCAGATGTGAAAATAAAGTATGATCACCCTGTACAGTCTTCTCCAAATCGcccattgtattattttgtggacactgtccatattttgaagtgTATCCGCAATAACTGGTTTAACCAAAAGGAGCAGATCTTGTGTTTTCCTGACTTCAGTGACAGTTTGAAGGGAGGTTTGTCTTCTGTTGGAGCACTGAAAGAATTGCACTTGATAGAAAAAGATGAACTATTGCAATATGGCAGTTCCTTAACTTTGAAGTCTCTATTTCCTAACTCAATTGAGCGCCAAAATGTCAAGTTAGTGTTGCGTATTTTCAGTGATACGACAGTTGTTGCTTTGGACACATTTGGTTCAAAGAAAGCAATTAGCAACTGGGAAAGTACtgcaacattcataaaaataataaatcgttGGTGGGATATTGTAAATGTAAAAACATTACTCAAGGGACAGAGGTTAAGAAATATTTTCCAAGAGCCTGCGACTAGTAAATCCCATCACATACAAGAATTCTTACAGTGCTTCATCTCATGGTTATGTTCTTGGGAAGAGTGTAGTGATGAAAGAAAACTTACTCGAGAGACACATAGCGCTTTGAAACACACAACTGGTGCTTTGATAGACTTCAGTGACTACTGgcattctgagaaaaacagatcaGATTTGCTGTTAGGAAAAGTACAGACAGACAGTTTAGAAGACAGGTTCGGCAAATACCGCCAGCTATGTGGGGGAAATTATCATGTTTCTCTAAGACAAgtttttgaaactgaacaaaaaCTAAGGGCACAGTCTATGTTTTCCCTTGTGCTTCGGTCGAAAGTAGTTGGGGATGTTGTTATTAAGACCACTGATATTTTTTCTACTCATACTCAAATTCAGGGATTAAAAGAAACATCAataccagaatttttaaatgtagcagtagatgaaaATGATGTTGATGGAATAGATGAGAACACTTGGCCACTGCTGCATTACATAGCAGGTTACTGCTCACACCAAGCTATTAAAAAAAaccattgtgaatattgtaaggtATTCCTTACTACGGATGAAATGAAGCAGGGTGGTGATGATTTGATTATGGTAAAAGACAGAGGAGGGTTGACATATCCTGCAGATGATGTAGTAGTGTGTGTGACATATGTCTATTTAACTCTACAGAAAATTCTGAAAGaccaggaaattttatttttagaacAGGCAAATCAGAGAAATGTACTTGTGAAGGTAGCATCCCACAACATTCCCAGCAATCTTTTTTATgggtttcactgtaaaaataaacacTCAATTGATTCAGTCATGAATTGCATACTGTTTTGCTAA